The genomic region ATATTCATTCAGGCCACCACCGTTTTGAAGACCATCTTCTCTTTCTTTGAAGTCTAAATTACCACCAAAGGTCAAAAGATCTTTTTGAATACTTAAGTCGCCATGAAAGATTTCCTGTCTATTGTAACTACCGCTTCCGGCACTCTGATAAGAATCACCAGACCAATAACCATCCATAGCCTCATGAGAAAACTTGAGATCAAAATCGGGATTGCTATTTGGCATAGAAAGCTCAATTTGCCCCATCAGGTAATTCATAGAACCTGCCCCTATAGCCCCTGAAGCATAATAAGGGATTACTCTGTTACCTGTGGTCTCCGGTGTTATTTCTATAGAGTCATTAAGGACAATGGAGCTCATGTCTACTTGTAAATCCTCTGGCTGAGGTAGAGGTAGCTCAATATCAGGAGAACCTAACTCCTCCTGAGAAGGTAATATTGTTTGTATATCATCCAAATCTATATCCTGCACTTCGAGCATTAAACGGGGAAGGACGATCCCCGGTTCTTCTGGAGCTTCCTGCCCAAAGACCAAGGAGGTAGAAATAATTGTGAATATACCTAATATTAATAACTTTCTCATTTGTGAGCCTCCAGTAATTCTTGGCCCTTTGTCACCCAGGGGGTATCACTGAAATAGGACTTGAGTCTTTGGAATAAAGCCTCAGCATCTTTATGTTTATTGGCTTGAAGACTCATATCCATAGCCCGATATAAACTCATAGCCATCAGATCTCTATCTGAGGGATTCATAGTGGCGGCTTTCAAATATTCTTTTCCTGCTTCAAGAGGATCATTCTCTCTCGCGTAATATTCTCCTAATAGAAATTGAGCTCTAGCTGCCCAGTAAGGATCTTCATCGTATTTGCTTATAACATCTTCCAACATTTTAATAGCTAACCCTTGTTTTCCTCGACTCTCATATATATAAAGTCTACTTAATGAGACGAGGGCTTCCCTTCCTTTTGCTGACTTAGAACCACCTTCTTTACCAATGATTACAGATAATTCTGCTTCTTGATCACTTAAACCCAAAAGTTGCAATCGTAACTGCTCTGACCTGGTCTCTGCCTGTAGAGAATTAGCAGCAGCAGGATAAGAAGATATTAACTCACCATATAAATTAAGTGCTTTACGATAGTTCCCTTCGCTAGCATAGATTTCTGCAGAACGATATAGGGCATCGGATCTGTAAGGACTGTTAGCGATATCCAGTAGTTCTTCCCAAAGAAGTAATGCTCCAAATTTTTCATCTATATTCTGAGCTGCGATACCGCCCCAATAAAGAGCATCATCATAGTACTCTCCTTTAGGATAATCCTGTCTATACTGATAGAAAGACTCTTTAGCTTTACTATATTCACCTGCCTGAGAGTATGTCTCTGCGATGCTATACGCTGCTTCCTGGCCTATGGAAGTTGAAGGATTGATATTCTGTGCCTTTTTATACATGGCAATCCCACTATCGACACCTTTTAAAGTAGTAAGTATTCGTGCTGAACTCATTGCCACTTCCTGAGCTCTGGTGGATTTACTATCCTTATTCAGATAGTCTTCAAACACTAGTAAAGCATCGTTATCTTTGTCTTCGTTAACCAGGGTGATACCTAGTAGCTGAAGGCTTTTAAGAGATCTCTCTGTACTTATACTTCTGTCATTACTTAAAGATCTAAACACTGATTCTGCTGTTGGAAAATCCTCCATAGTAAAAGAACACCAACCAGCCATATACCGACTCTCCTCAGCAAATTCATGAGCAGGGAATTCCTTATACAATTGAGTAAATAAGCGAACAGCTTCTGGATAGTTGGGTAGGCGATAGTTAGCCCAGCCGGCATAAAATAATGCATATGCTTTCAATGAATAGTTACTATTATCACCCTTTAATGTTCTTGTGATAGGCATAAGATAGCGAAGAACACCATCATAGTCTTTGTTATTCAAGGAACATAAACCTTTTAGATAGGCCAATTGAGGAGTATTATTTGGATCTTTTAAATTGAGAACTTTGGAATATTCCCCTTTTTGATAATAAAGGTTGGCAAGTTCAATTAAGGCAATCGAATCCTTAGGATTAACAAGGATATAACGCTCATATGTTGTAATACCATCCTTATTAAGCTTCACTTCCAATTGTCCCTTGAGTCGTAAGTATTTCTCATTTAATGAATCATTCAATGCAACTGTGGCAAGGGGAGTAATATATTCATAAGCCTTTTGATATTTTTTTTGTTTATAGAGAGCAAAAGAACCAAGATACCTTGCTTCTCCTATAAACTCAAATTGAGGATACTCTTTTATGAGAGTATCCATTGTCATAAAAGACTGTTCCCATTGAGATTGCTTTATGAGTAGGGAGCCCCATTTGAATAGTAGATTGGATCTTTTATCTTGAGATATATCGGTGAAACTCTGAATCACTTGGATCGCTCCCGGGATATCACCTTTTTGCTCCATAATTGAGCTTAAATACAAAGGAACGGTTCCTGATATATTTTGGCTATCTTTGAGATCCCAAACTCTCCACAAATAGATTTCAGCCTTGTCGTAGTTATTTTTCTGATAATAATCAATGCCTACACGAAGCCAAAATTCTTTTAGGATACCAGGCATTCCTGCTAAGTCTCTTTCGGCCTGCCTAACAAAAGCTTCCATATCATCCCCATTTGACTGGGCTATGAGAAAATAACGTTGATAGGCAACGGCTGCTATATCTTGTTCGGCTCCTAACAAACTTCTGGTAATAGCACTTGATTTAGTGTCATCCCCTTTAGAGTCGTATGCTTCTGAAGCGTATAAACTTAATTGGTGATAGACATGGGTATCTTGTAAAGCTAGTTTTTCATATATTTCAATCAATTTATCATATTCCTGTAATTTGAGAAGAACGGAAAAATAAATGACTAATTCATCTTTATATTTGCTATACGACTTTTGTTCCTGATAAAATTGTTGAAATACTTCAGCGGCCTCTTTATTTTTGTTAAGCTTCGCTAATGAAATACTTGATAAGCGATCTGCTTCTTCAGAATATGCAGAATCATTCGATGTCTTAGATAGATAATCTAAAGCATCTTGCCATTGACCCAGTTTAAAATAAGAAGCTCCTAACCAAAAGGAGGCATCATCCATGCCTTCTGGATACTGATTTAAATAATTAAGCCACAGATTCTTGGCTTCTTCATCTTGCCCCAATCTCATAGTTGCCAAGGCTTCTCCATAATAGGAATCCTTTAGATACCGTGACAGGGGGTATTTCTTAATAATTTGTTCATACTGGTTTAACGCCAGTTGGATTCGACCTGCTTGAAAATGCTCTTCTGCCTGACGGAAAAGAATTCCATCCTGACTAAAAGCTGATACTGTTAGGACGCACGATATAAACAGAAATATTATGACTTGTTTCATATGATAAAAAATACATCAGCCTAGAGGATTATTCAACGATAGGAAGAGAAAAGTCTGCAGGAACTTTACTATAGGTTAAATGGACAAAGGCGCCTTCATATCGACTTTTGAGTGATTTAATACTTGTTTTGTGATTTCGTTCAAATACTTCCACATGATAATTACCATCTTCATCAAACCAGGGAATGAAGATAGCAACATGAATATGTTGTCTTAATACAGGAGCTGTTCCAAATTCTTTATTAACCGATCCCCAATAAATATTACCTGGATCTTTAATAGCTTGTATATATAGAGCAAAATCCAAATCATCAATGGAATATCCCACATCTTCTACATAGTTAATAAAAGGTATATCTCGAACATCATATTTTTCTGGATTCTCAAAATCAGGTTTGCCAGTTAAGGAACCTAAGGTTAAAGCGATATTACGAGTCCAATCTAAACCAAAATAGGGATCGCGGTTTTCACGTGTTCTGCTCCAGGTATTCCCTCTGGACTCCAAGTGCTTTGTTTTCAGACCTTCTATATTCATTAGCCGCCCCCATATGGGCTTATAAAAACCATCGGCAATCCATTTGGCAAAACCAGAACAATTAAAGCCAGGACCTTCATCTTGATCTGATAAAGATTCAATAAATACAAATTGGCCGTTTTCATCCATAGCCCCATCCTCAGCATCTCCTAAGGAAGGCAAAGCTTTTGCAATAGAGCTAATGACATTTTGTAATCGTTCTGGGAATCTACCTGGCTGGGGAACTAGATTATTCCAATCTATCAAGGAATCAGAATTTAATTGCAGACTATAAAAAGGGTATTTTAATACATCTTGAAAGGATAGGGATAAATTAATTCCTTCATATAGCATTTTGCCTCTCAAATATATATCCATAAAAGTCCTTTCATGACTGGGATATATTCTTAGGAAAGTCCCTTCATCGCTTTGGAGAAAAATCTTAACTTGAAGAAATTCTCCAGTTTTTTCATCTCTTTTAACAACATAGGAACCTCTGCTGTATACAGGGAATTTATAATCCATTTCATTTAGAAATAAAAAATAAACACTCCCCGCCTGTTGCTTTAAGTCGAACTTTACCCTATGTGGACTTCCAATCTGTTCATAAACAAAGGCCGTCTCATCTAGTATATCGGCGATAGGAGCCGTCATTATTTTATTGTATTTTTGCCTGATCTCGAAGTTCTCAGGAAAACTACTTTGGGCATTAATGATTTGAGGCCAGCTAACCAGCACCATAGTTATTATTAATGCCCTAATCTTCATGATTATTTAGACTCCCGTACTTCCACAAGAATAGGAATATGATGGAATCCAAAATCTCTTCGGATCCTATTAGTAATATATTCAATATATGCGGCAGGGAAACCGACTTTCCTATTAACAAAGTAGACAAAACTTACAGGATTTGCACTCACTTGAGTTATATAGCGGATCTTACGTGACTTACCTTTTACATTCGGTGCTGGATTTTGATCAACCCAATCAGCCAATGCTTGATTTAATCGCCCTGTATCAATCCGATTTAAGCGTTGTGTCTGTACTTGAATTACCTTGTTCAGGAGTTCTTTCAATCCTGTCTTTTCTTTGGCAGAAATAGTTAGAATGGGAGCAAAATCAAGGATTGGGAAAAAATATCTAATCTTATCCTTTTCAGCATCTTCCAAATTCTCGATATCAGGTTTTAAATCCCATTTGTTCAAGACTAATAAGATACCTTTTCCATGTTTAACAACATGATCGGCGATCTTCTTGTCTTGATCTGTTAAGCCCTCAATGGAATCAATCATCAACAGGACAACATCTGAATCATCAATAGTGCTAATGGCTCTATTGACAGAATAGTATTCTACATTTTCCGCAACTTTCTTCTTTTTTCTTATTCCCGCTGTATCCAATACTTGAATATTTTTACCTTTGTAGTGAAAAGACCCTTCAATCACATCACGAGTGGTACCCGGGATATCAGAGACAATAGATCTATCCTCTCCTACAAGAGCATTTGTTAGTGTAGACTTTCCAGCATTTGGCTTACCTAATATGGCAAGTCTTATATCAATAGGATCACTCACTTCAGTATAATCAAAATTCTTTGTCTCAAGATAGTTCAGTATTTCTTCTTCCAGCTGGGCTATTCCCCTTCCATGAGTAGCAGAAATACCAATAACTTTTTCAAAACCATAGGAATAATAATTCCAAACTAAGTTCTCCCGCTCTTCAGAATCAATCTTGTTAATCACTAACATGACCTTTTCTGTGTACGGCCGCAACATCTTCATAAAGCTTTCATCTTCAGGAGTTACTTCTGTAACATCCAATACTAAAAGAATGAGATCAGCTTCCGATGCAGTCAAGAGACTTTTTTGGGATACTAATTCGTCAAAACCTTCATTTTCCAGCTTATATCCTCCAGTATCCACTAGTCTCATGGGGATACCGGATATGTTATAAGATCCTTCAATGGGATCTCGAGTAACTCCTGGTGTGGGATCAGTAATAGCTTTTCTTTTTTTTATCAATCGATTAAATAATGTAGATTTACCTACATTGGGTCTTCCAGCAATAGCAATTCTTGGCAAACCAGCTTCTCTAGGTGATGTCAAAACGCTCCTCCATCCATCTTCTTACATGCTTATCAATTTCACGGGAGGATCGCATTAACATTACATTACCAACAAGCTCTTCAGCTTCTAGAAGACTGGTGGATCGAATGATGCCTTTTATTTTAGGTATCATATAGGCACTCATACTGAATTCATCTAGGCCTAAACCTAGTAAAATAACAGTGGCTAAGGGATCTCCTGCCATCTCGCCACACATCCCCGCAGTGATACCTTGGGAATGAGCACCTTCTATTATGATTTTTAATAATCTTAATACTCCCGGATGAAACGGTTCATAGAGATATGCCACTTTTTCATTGCCACGGTCAACCGCTAAAGTATATTGAATGAGGTCATTTGTTCCAATTGATAGAAAATCTACCTTTTTTGCTATGATTTCAGTGGTCATAGCTGCTGAGGGGACTTCTATCATACTTCCAATAGGAATGTTATCACGATAAGGAATCCCTTCTCTTTTAAGTTGATATTTTACTTCTTCAAGGATAGCTAAAGCACGCTCCAACTCTTCAATCCCCGAGATCATGGGAAACATGATTTGCAAATTACCTGAAATACTAGCCCTAAGAAGAGCTCTAAGTTGAGTTTTAAATATATCAGGTTCACTCAGACAAAAGCGTATAGCACGCCAGCCTAATATAGGATTATTTTCATTTTTTATATTTATGTTCTTTAGTATTTTGTCCCCACCAACATCCAAAGTTCTTATGGTAACAGCTTTACCTCCTACGCCTTTTAACACAGAGGTATACGCTTTATACTGTTCTTCCTCTGATGGCATGGTATGTTTACTCAGGAATAGAAACTCAGAACGATATAACCCGACACCGTCTGCACCATGTGCAAAAATGGAATCCACTTCTTCCGGAACTTCAATATTACCCTTTAAATAAATTAACTTGCCATCTTTGGTTTCAGCAGATAACTCATTCATATAGAGGAGCTGACTTTCTTTCCTCTGCCATTCTTGAAGATGACTCTGATAAAAATCTAAGGTGGCTTGATCAGGATCTACGATGACAATCCCATTATTGCCGTCAATTATGAGGAGATCTCTATTCTGAATTTCTTCTGAAATACTTCCTAACCCCAAGACTGCCGGAATTTCAAAACTACGAGCAAGTATAGCTGTGTGACTGGTTTTACTCCCAACATCAAGGGCCATCCCTTTGACATGTTCTTTCCTCATTGCAACAGCATCTGAGGGCATTAAATTATGAGCTACAAGAATTATGTCTTCTTTAAGATTAGATAAATCCAAAAGGTCCCGATCCATTAAATGATTCAGAACTCTCCTACTAATGTCATTAAAATCTAAACTTCTCTCTCTTAAATATGAGTCCTGAAAGGAATTCATTTTCTGAATCAAATTATCCATGACTTTTTGGAGTACCCATTCAACATTTAGTAGAATTTCGGTCATCATCTTTTGAATTTGGAGAGAAAGGTCCGGATCACGCAACATGAGTATGTGGGCGTCCAAGATATGTGAACTCCCTTCGAAACTTGAGAAGTCGGTCTTCTTTTTTATATCCTCAATCTCTGCAACGGCTTTCCCTACCGCTTCCTCAAAACGATTCATCTCCTGTGTGATATCGTCATGTTTGATGGAAAACTTAGGAATAGAAGCCTCATCATCCTGATATAGAAAAGCTTTACCGATTGAAATGCCTTTAGAAGCAGAAATACCGGTATATCGTTTCATCATAGAAAACTATACGAAACTTTTTGTACTATGTCAAACTAGACCTATTCACTGGACAATTTAATATTGCATGGTTAATATTACAACATGAAAAAGCGTCAAATTCCCACCAGTGTTCTTGTTTGGATAGCCTTAGTTTTATTTGTACTAGTAGTGTTTTTACTTAACCGAAAGACAATTGAACATGTACTGGAAGTCACTGGCTTTGTTGATATTGTTCAAGAAAACTGGGAAATCAAAGAACCAGAATTACATCCCACTTATCTCGACGACTCTACTTATAATCCTGATCTATCTGAAGAAGAGAAGGAAATAGCTAATGAAGCTACGAATACTGTCGTTGAAAATCAAGTAGAAGACTCGAATCAATCTCTACCTGTGGATTCTGATTCAAGAGAAGAAAAGGAAGATTCACAAGATCGAACGAGAATTAGTACCTTATATTTCCTAAAGGTTAATAATGATGGTAAAATTCTTTTAAGGAGTTCAGAGAGACAGATTCCTTACAGTGAATCGCCTTTAACATCTACACTTCATATTTTATTAGCAGGAACAACACCAGAAGAAGCTAACGATGGTCTCATAAGCTTGATTCCGCATGATAGTAAGTTATTGGGAATAAGTGTTGCAGATGGGATCGCCGTAGTTAATTTTAGTGAGGATTTTCAATTTAATCAGATTGGAATTGAAGGATACGACGCACAGTTAAAACAAATAGTATACACAGCTACAGAATTCAGTACAGTGAATAAGGTTCAGTTTTTGATTGAAGGAAGGAAAGTTCCCTATTTGGGTGCAGAAGGATTATATATTATGGACCCCTTAGGCCGAGAAGTCTTTGAGCAGTAAGTCTACCTTATTAATTAAATATTCCTTGTTTTCTTGAGATGGTGCTTTAGTGATATAAAATATGAATTCCTGGTTACCTTTCCTTCCTCTAATAGGAGAAGGGACAAGCTCCTGGATTCCGAATCCTTGTTGGAATATCTTATCTATTACCTGTAATAAGGTGGTTCTGATCGCGTGGGGATCCTTTAACACACCAGTAAAACTATCATCTTCTTCTTCGTACTCAAATTGAGGTTTGACAAGTGCAAGCATCCAACCTTCTGTTGTTAAGGATAAAATATGCTCAACAATATTTGTTAGAGAACGAAAACTTAAATCTGCAACAGCACCTTGGGGAGAAGGATCGAGGGTATTAAGGCTCAGGGATAACACATTAGTTTTTTCAAGGTTATTAACTCTATCGTCGTTTCTCAATGTAAACGCTAATTGATTGTATCCCACATCTACTGCATGAACATATTTAGCAGATCTCTTTAATAGACAATCTGTAAAACCACCGGTTGAAGCACCAGCATCTAACATAACTTTGTCTTTGATATCAATATTTAATATGTCTATGGCTTTATCTAATTTGTATCCACCTCTAGATACGAACTTTTTAACTCTAATATGAAAAATAGCATCTACTGGAAACTTCACTTTAGGATTGGGGCATCTTTCGTCCTCCCAATATACGTTCCCACAAAGGACATAGGCCAATAACTTTTCACGGGTGTATTCGGGATATTGCTCTACCAGTAGATCCAAGAGGATCGACTTCTTCATAAAGAAGAAGTCTCTTGAACTTTGGTGATTTCTAAGGTACGCCCATTATCAGGATCTATTTTTACTAATATACCATGTATTGTCGCATTACCATCTAAAACTTCCTGCCTTAGAGGCATTTGAGACAAACTTCTTTCTATAGCTATCTTTGGGTCAAATCCAATAACAGAATCTTTGACACCTGTTGATCCTATATCAGTTATATATCCAGTACCATTAGGTAATATTCTCTCATCATTGGTTTGAATATGGGTATGAGTACCCCAAACCATAGTTACTTTACCATCCAGGTGTTTTGCAAAGGCTTCTTTTTCCATTGGTATTTCACCATGAAAGTCTATCAATATGTTCTTTATTCCCGAGAGTTGTTTACGGGTCAATTCACTTGCCTTTCTAAATGGGCAGTCTACATTTCCCATCTGTTCTCTTCCCTGTAGATTGACAACAGCCAAAGAATGACCTTTTATTTCAGTAATGTAGTACCCGTGGCCCTGAGGTTTCCCTGGATAATTTTCCGGACGTAGAACCTGGGGGTGTTTATCCATATAGTCTAAGATCTCTCTTTTTTGCCAGACATGGTTACCAGTGGTTATAACATCAACACCTTGTGCCATAAATTTATCTGCAATCTCCGGTGTTATTCCATATCCATCAGCAGCATTTTCACCATTTACAATAATTATGTCAGGTGCATGTTCTTTTTTTAAATTTTGTAATCCTATAAAAAGGGCCCTACACCCTGGTTGTCCAATGACATCACCAAGGATAAGGGCTCGTATTTCACTCATTTGAACAATAATCCTTATCTTGCGTATTCAATTATTCGAGTCTCACGAATAATAGTTACCTTAATTCTTCCTGGATATCTTAATTCATCCTCAATTTGTTTTGCAATATTTTTGGCAAGTGATTTTGATTCTGTATCATCTACTGTATCTTGATTAACCATGATTCTAAGTTCACGACCTGCCTGTATAGCAAAGGCTTTTTCAACTCCTTGATAACTTTCAGCAATTCTCTCTAGATTTTCTAAACGCTTTATATAGTTATCAAGAGTCTCTCTTCTAGCACCCGGTCGAGATGCACTTATAGCATCTGCTAACTGAACTACAATAGCTTCCACACATGTTGGATCTACATCACCATGATGAGATGCAATAGCATTAATTACCCTCTCATCTTCACCCCACTTTTTAGCAAGATCAATTCCTACTTCTACATGAGTCGCAACACCATCAGTCTCCATACCTTTACCGATATCATGAAGTAAAGCACCTCTTTTAGCTATTTCCCGGTCAGCACCAACTTCGGCAGCAATCATACCAGCCAAGACAGCTACTTCTTTTGAGTGAGTCAATACATTCTGTCCATATGAGGTTCTAAAGTGTAATCGGCCTAATGCTCTAATACCTTCTTGATGAATATTATGTATACCTAAATCAAATAGTATCTTCTCACCTTCTTCAAAGATGATTTGACTTATTTCCTTGGTAACTTTCTGTACAACTTCTTCAATTCTGGCAGGGTGTATTCGACCATCGGAAATCAATCTTTCTAATGAAGTCTTTGCAATTACCTTTCTAATCGGATCATAACAGGAAATAACGACTGCTTCAGGAGTATCATCAATAATAATGTCTACACCTGTAAGGGTCTCAAGGGTTCTAATGTTTCTTCCCTCACGACCAATTATTCTACCTTTCATTTCATCAGAAGGGAGACTAACACTCGTAACGGTTATCTCAGAGCTTACATCAGTCGCAATACGTTGTATCGTTGTAACTAATATATCCCTTGCTTTCTTTTCAGCGGTGAGATTTGCCTCTTGTTCAATTTTGTTTATTAATCCTTGAGCATCATGACGAGCTTCATTTTCCATGCTCTGAATAATAAGTTTCTTAGCTTCATCTTGAGTTAAACTACTAATCTCTTCGAGTTTAACTCGCCAATTATCTTCTTGCTTATCTAATTCTAGTCTTTTCTCATCTATTGCCTTATCACGGGTAGCTAACTCTTTTTGCTGCCGTTCAATCGCGGTAAGCTTGTTATCAAGATTATCTTCCTTTTGTAAAAGCCGTCGCTCGAACTTCTGCAGTTCATTCCTTCTTTCTCGATATTCCCTTTCCTGAGCATGTCTATCTCTTAAAAGTTGATCTTTACCTTCAAGAAGAATTTCTTTCTTCTTGGCCTCAGCCTCTTTTATTGCATCTTGTTTCAGTCGTTTCGCTCTTTGTTCTAAAGAGGAAAGCTGATACTTAGCGTATATCCACCTAGCTAACCAGCCTAATCCTATACCCGTGGGGAGGCAAATAGCTATCAAAATCCAAGTGCGCATATTCTCCCCTTACTTACTTTGTTTAATTTCTAAGTAGTTTGCATTATATACCCTAATAAGAAAAAGTCAAGGATTCAATATTGACGGCATTTGTAGCAATCTGAGAGGGGCTATCTACGGTTGTTTTATAAAATAAGATAAAAATTCCCTTATTTTGATTAACCCGTATAGGCATAACCAAAAGAGAATTCATATAGTGAATATCATTTTTGTCAAAATAACTATTTTGAATATTGGGGAACTCTTCTATGTCAGGCAAAAGCAAACTATTTTTAAGATTAAATAAGTACTGATACATATCACTTTTTGAATTCTCATGTAATCGCTCAACAGTAGTCTGACTTAAGCCAAGAGAAGCAACGCAAGTCAGTTCTTTGTTAAATTCAAGAATCCCACCACAAAATCCTCTGAAATACTTTGAGAGCTGAACCATTCCCTGTTTCAAATTATTAACTTTTGGGTCCTGCTGCATATATGTATCGACATCAAAAAAATGATCATTCCAATAATTATTGAGAAGATCTTCAATATTTTCAGTATCTTCAAAAATGTCAGGCCAGATATCCTCATCATTAGTATTATGTTTTGTGTCTAAAACAGTATCTACTAATTCTTTCAATTGATGATTGCTGCTTTTCTTTTCTGATAGATTATCACTTAACTGAAAGACACCATCGACCATAATAACTGCATCTTTCGCAGTTCTATCTGTATTCTGATTTGCTATAGTAAATTCAATGTAACGACCTTCGAAAACTATGGGATTATCTAATTCACTATCATAAGTAGTGATACTTCTATCTTCATACCCTTTTATTAGATCATAATTTGGTTCTTCGATATTATTTACAATAATACTGTTATGTACGCCCGTCATTCCCTCTAAATAGGCCTCGCCATCTATTTCTACTATAGGTAATTCCATAAGATCTTCTTTAGGAATAGCAGGATAAGGTGTTATTTGGGGAATTTCTTCAAGGATTCCAAACGCATCCTCATTACTGTTATAATATGTATCTAATTCTTCACCCTTCCTATTGGCATCGAACTTCTCCAAAAGCTCTGGCTCCA from Spirochaeta cellobiosiphila DSM 17781 harbors:
- a CDS encoding tetratricopeptide repeat protein; this encodes MKQVIIFLFISCVLTVSAFSQDGILFRQAEEHFQAGRIQLALNQYEQIIKKYPLSRYLKDSYYGEALATMRLGQDEEAKNLWLNYLNQYPEGMDDASFWLGASYFKLGQWQDALDYLSKTSNDSAYSEEADRLSSISLAKLNKNKEAAEVFQQFYQEQKSYSKYKDELVIYFSVLLKLQEYDKLIEIYEKLALQDTHVYHQLSLYASEAYDSKGDDTKSSAITRSLLGAEQDIAAVAYQRYFLIAQSNGDDMEAFVRQAERDLAGMPGILKEFWLRVGIDYYQKNNYDKAEIYLWRVWDLKDSQNISGTVPLYLSSIMEQKGDIPGAIQVIQSFTDISQDKRSNLLFKWGSLLIKQSQWEQSFMTMDTLIKEYPQFEFIGEARYLGSFALYKQKKYQKAYEYITPLATVALNDSLNEKYLRLKGQLEVKLNKDGITTYERYILVNPKDSIALIELANLYYQKGEYSKVLNLKDPNNTPQLAYLKGLCSLNNKDYDGVLRYLMPITRTLKGDNSNYSLKAYALFYAGWANYRLPNYPEAVRLFTQLYKEFPAHEFAEESRYMAGWCSFTMEDFPTAESVFRSLSNDRSISTERSLKSLQLLGITLVNEDKDNDALLVFEDYLNKDSKSTRAQEVAMSSARILTTLKGVDSGIAMYKKAQNINPSTSIGQEAAYSIAETYSQAGEYSKAKESFYQYRQDYPKGEYYDDALYWGGIAAQNIDEKFGALLLWEELLDIANSPYRSDALYRSAEIYASEGNYRKALNLYGELISSYPAAANSLQAETRSEQLRLQLLGLSDQEAELSVIIGKEGGSKSAKGREALVSLSRLYIYESRGKQGLAIKMLEDVISKYDEDPYWAARAQFLLGEYYARENDPLEAGKEYLKAATMNPSDRDLMAMSLYRAMDMSLQANKHKDAEALFQRLKSYFSDTPWVTKGQELLEAHK
- the der gene encoding ribosome biogenesis GTPase Der, producing the protein MTSPREAGLPRIAIAGRPNVGKSTLFNRLIKKRKAITDPTPGVTRDPIEGSYNISGIPMRLVDTGGYKLENEGFDELVSQKSLLTASEADLILLVLDVTEVTPEDESFMKMLRPYTEKVMLVINKIDSEERENLVWNYYSYGFEKVIGISATHGRGIAQLEEEILNYLETKNFDYTEVSDPIDIRLAILGKPNAGKSTLTNALVGEDRSIVSDIPGTTRDVIEGSFHYKGKNIQVLDTAGIRKKKKVAENVEYYSVNRAISTIDDSDVVLLMIDSIEGLTDQDKKIADHVVKHGKGILLVLNKWDLKPDIENLEDAEKDKIRYFFPILDFAPILTISAKEKTGLKELLNKVIQVQTQRLNRIDTGRLNQALADWVDQNPAPNVKGKSRKIRYITQVSANPVSFVYFVNRKVGFPAAYIEYITNRIRRDFGFHHIPILVEVRESK
- the ptsP gene encoding phosphoenolpyruvate--protein phosphotransferase — its product is MKRYTGISASKGISIGKAFLYQDDEASIPKFSIKHDDITQEMNRFEEAVGKAVAEIEDIKKKTDFSSFEGSSHILDAHILMLRDPDLSLQIQKMMTEILLNVEWVLQKVMDNLIQKMNSFQDSYLRERSLDFNDISRRVLNHLMDRDLLDLSNLKEDIILVAHNLMPSDAVAMRKEHVKGMALDVGSKTSHTAILARSFEIPAVLGLGSISEEIQNRDLLIIDGNNGIVIVDPDQATLDFYQSHLQEWQRKESQLLYMNELSAETKDGKLIYLKGNIEVPEEVDSIFAHGADGVGLYRSEFLFLSKHTMPSEEEQYKAYTSVLKGVGGKAVTIRTLDVGGDKILKNINIKNENNPILGWRAIRFCLSEPDIFKTQLRALLRASISGNLQIMFPMISGIEELERALAILEEVKYQLKREGIPYRDNIPIGSMIEVPSAAMTTEIIAKKVDFLSIGTNDLIQYTLAVDRGNEKVAYLYEPFHPGVLRLLKIIIEGAHSQGITAGMCGEMAGDPLATVILLGLGLDEFSMSAYMIPKIKGIIRSTSLLEAEELVGNVMLMRSSREIDKHVRRWMEERFDIT
- a CDS encoding GerMN domain-containing protein produces the protein MKKRQIPTSVLVWIALVLFVLVVFLLNRKTIEHVLEVTGFVDIVQENWEIKEPELHPTYLDDSTYNPDLSEEEKEIANEATNTVVENQVEDSNQSLPVDSDSREEKEDSQDRTRISTLYFLKVNNDGKILLRSSERQIPYSESPLTSTLHILLAGTTPEEANDGLISLIPHDSKLLGISVADGIAVVNFSEDFQFNQIGIEGYDAQLKQIVYTATEFSTVNKVQFLIEGRKVPYLGAEGLYIMDPLGREVFEQ
- a CDS encoding TlyA family RNA methyltransferase; protein product: MKKSILLDLLVEQYPEYTREKLLAYVLCGNVYWEDERCPNPKVKFPVDAIFHIRVKKFVSRGGYKLDKAIDILNIDIKDKVMLDAGASTGGFTDCLLKRSAKYVHAVDVGYNQLAFTLRNDDRVNNLEKTNVLSLSLNTLDPSPQGAVADLSFRSLTNIVEHILSLTTEGWMLALVKPQFEYEEEDDSFTGVLKDPHAIRTTLLQVIDKIFQQGFGIQELVPSPIRGRKGNQEFIFYITKAPSQENKEYLINKVDLLLKDFSA
- a CDS encoding TIGR00282 family metallophosphoesterase; the protein is MSEIRALILGDVIGQPGCRALFIGLQNLKKEHAPDIIIVNGENAADGYGITPEIADKFMAQGVDVITTGNHVWQKREILDYMDKHPQVLRPENYPGKPQGHGYYITEIKGHSLAVVNLQGREQMGNVDCPFRKASELTRKQLSGIKNILIDFHGEIPMEKEAFAKHLDGKVTMVWGTHTHIQTNDERILPNGTGYITDIGSTGVKDSVIGFDPKIAIERSLSQMPLRQEVLDGNATIHGILVKIDPDNGRTLEITKVQETSSL